The genomic stretch GATAGGGAGAGAAAGCTATGATGAGTAAGGAATTCTCTCTTTTAACTAGCCAAGGCTGATTCGCATGTTAGTCTTTATACCCCAGTGAATTGGGTAGCATCCCACGGTTTTGGCGTTCCAAATTCACGCGCTAATTTTCGACTTTCGCCCTTTCTTCCTCTACGAAGTTCTTTACGTTCAGCAGCTGTTTCATTCAAGAATTTTTCTTCTTCCGTTTCAGGATAAACACCGGGTACTTCAACAGGGTTGCCTTCTTCATCAAGAGCAACAAATGTTAGAAGCGCTGTTGCACAAACATGACGTTCACCGGTGAACATTTTCTCCGCAATAGCTTTCACAAACACTTCCATTGATGTTTTGTGTGTCCACGTTACCATTGATTCTAGACAGACGATGTCTCCCTGATGAATTGGATGAAGAAAATCGACCGAATCGGTTGAAGCTGTCACACAAGGTCTTCTTGAATGACGAGTTGCTGAAATAAGAGCAACATCATCAATAAACGCCATTAATTGACCTCCAAATAACGTTCCATGAATATTCGTATGAGTTGGGTTAACGACTGTCGCTTTCGCGGTCCTAGACTCATTCGTTGACTTCATGTGGTTATTTTCTAATTCATTGTTCATTCTAATCACCTTTTCTTTTTTTATAAAGCCACTCTTTTTTTGTAAAAGATAATTGGAAAAGACCGCTTTATGACTAAATCACTTTGGTATTATATTTAAAGCATTTTTCGCTAATACGACTGATTGGATATTCTGTAGATTCAGATAACATCATGAGAATATTAAAAAGTGATGACTTTGAAATCGTAATCCCATAATGCTTTTCGAGTAAATCCGAAAGGTATAGTGGTCCCATACCGACTTGTGACCGTTCCAAGATTTTAACGACTTCCTTTGTTGGGGCTTCTGTTACTACCGAAGTGCTGCCATGCATTTGACTCATAATCGTTTCACGCTCTATTTCAAACTTTTGAAGCAACTTCATTTCTCTCGCATTGAGATCCATCAATTGTTGCTGTAGCTGAGTTTCTCCAGTCATTGTGACATGCTCCTTTACGTTAAGAATGATCAAATTGTAGCAAGTGATTTCTGAACAAACAAGACTGTCAAAATCGGTGTAAACGCAACCATGCAGGTGTTCAGTTGATTCTGACTCTTCCATATATTTCTTGAATAGACCCTATAACAAAATGGCATAGAAATTTAGACATTTTTTTCAAAAAGAAGGTTTAGCTTACGTTTTGAGGATAAAAAAGAGTTAAAAAAAGAAGAAGGCAGATGCCTTCTTCTTTTTCAATCAATGTTATTGAGCTTCTTCCTGATCCTCAAAGCGATTTTCTTTTACGAACAATAAACCAAGTTCATGATGTGTATTGTTATAAAGGGCTTTTTGTTCGAACCTTATCTCTCCATTAGTGTCGAGAACCTCTAATTTACAAAATGCGGCATTCCGTTGAAGTGCAGTATAAAAGTCAACGCCTTTCCCTAATGAAAGACCATTTACTTTTGAAATTACTTCACCAACCTGTAAACTCATTTGATCGGCTGGAGACCCCGGAAGGATTCCTAAAATGACTAATCCTTCATTTCGCTCATTGAAATAGGCAGGCTTGTTTTTGCCACGATGAAGAAGTAATATGCCAGCTCGTCCTACCATGACTAGGCCAATCGCAGCTAAAGCGACCCACTCGTTGTCCAGAAAATAACTGATCATACCAAGGATCACTGTTCCAGCGCCAAGAAGAGCAACCTGTCTACCGTTAGTTTTCATTTCTGGAAGCGGTAGCGCATGGTGAATAAGTTTTCGAAAACCGATTGGGAACGGAAGGAGAAGAAAGGCATAGCTCTCGTTACCGAAATCCAGAAGTGGCCACCAAGAAAGAGTTTCAACATTACCTACCGGAAGAAAAAGAAACAATGGTAAAAGCCATAACCTCTGCATTTCATGGGATCCTACAATCTTCCCACGCTTACTTTCAACAAGTCTAGGAGATGTCTGCTTCCCGGCGTTCGTAGCAATTAAGTACCCTTCGATAAAGACTAGAAGCCCAACTAAAAGGGCAAGCGCTACAAACGAAACAGATCCAATCCCTTCTTGCATCCTATTCAGGGTGCTATTGCCAAGATCACGCGGTGTATAAAACAACGCCGCAAAAACCGGAAGAATCATCACAAAAGCTGGAGACAAAAACCGAATTTGTCCTGTTATTAAAAGTAACAATGCAGCGATGCTCATGGCGATCGTCGTACTGAAAGGAACTGTTAGACCTAAGAAAAGATTAAGGATGAAAAATGCAGCTCCAATGATTAAACAAGGTACAACAGCAAACACAACGTCATCTAGAACATCGTGGACTCTCGTATGAAAATCTCTACGGTCACGTTTCACCCGTGACCTTCCAAGAAGAAATGCTCCGATGATTGTAATATACGTAAGGGGATGGAGAAAAAAACTTATAATCCCTTTAAGTATAGATAGGCCAATAGTGTCCATTTAGTAATCCTCCATGCGTAAGTTCCTATTTATCTAGAAGTCATAAATCAATATGCAGAGCAAAACGACTGCAAACCGAGAAATTCGAAAAAAATTCCGCAGGTTTTCCTGCGGAATAGCTTCGACATCAACCGTTCAATTCCTTCTTACGATTATTTCGTAAGAAGCTCAACTGCTGTTTCGAGCTGCACATCGTTATCAGGATTGCGAATGGAATCAATAATATTCTCCTGAAGTTTTTGAGCCGTCTTTTCGTCTATTTTACCCGATACATTTAGATCATTCGAACGTTGAAAAGCTTTTACAGCTGTAACTGTTTTATCACTGAAGTAGCCATCTGTTCGACCTGGTTCAAACCCAAGTCCTTTTAACATCACTTGAGCAGATTCCACTTGTTCATTGTTCTGATCAAACGATAGTGTTTTTTCAGAAGATAATGGATTAACATAGAAGTAATCAGGCTGTTTCGCCTCAACTGTAGGCTCAATTCCTTCTTTATGAATCCAATTACCATCAGGCGTTAACCATTTAAACATCGTTAATTTAATGTTGCTACCATCTCCAAGGTCGACCGTCGATTGAACCGTTCCTTTACCAAATGAAGACTCACCGACCAAATCATAGCCACCCGCTTCTTTCAGCGCACCAGCAAGTATTTCAGCAGCTGAAGCACTACCACGATCAATAAGTCCTACGATTGGATAGTCTTTTTTCTCTTCAAGCGAAGAAACTGATCCCTGCTTCTCACCCTCTCGATCTTCTATTTGAACATATGGTTTATCATTCGGAATAAGCTCCTCAGCCATATCCGAAACAACATTCAAAAGACCCCCCGGATTATTTCGAACATCCAGGACAAGACCGTCGATTCCCTGATCTTCGAGCTTTTCTAATTCTTTAGAGAAACTTTTAGCAGTGTCTTCTGAAAAGGACGTTACTTGTAAGACACCAATTGTCTTTCCATTTTCTTTGATGGTGTCCGCATGGACTGTTTCAATTGGAATCTCGTCACGAGTCACTTCCACCGTCATCACTTCTGAAGCCCCAGGACGCTGAACACCCAGTGTAACGACCGTTCCTTTTTCACCACGTATTTTTAAAACAGCATCATATAAATCCAGACCCTCAGTGCTTTCGCCATCAATTGTCATTATTTTATCGTTTGGACGAAGACCTGCTTTTTCTGCTGGAGAGTCTTTATAAGGGGATACAATGGTGACTCTTCCATCCGTCATATTCACTTCTGCTCCAATTCCTTCAAAAGAGGAACCAAGCGATTGACTAAATTGCTCAGCTGTCTTTGGATCCATATAAACAGAATAAGGATCTTCTAGCGTATCCACCATTCCCTTTATAGCTCCATCTAACAGATCTTTCTGATCAATATCGCTCACATAGCGATCTTTAATTAACTCATATGCTTTATTAATTTTCGTTAGCTCTTCTGACTCTATTTCATTTCCTGATCCAAGCTTTAAAGATTGAGCGCTTCCTTCAGGCTCGTCCTGAAATAGCGTAAAGGCTGCATATGTACCACCTGAACCGATAACCAGGGCGATCAAGACAAGCAAAGCCACAACTTTCCCCTGTATCTTCATTGTACTCACCTCTTCTGATTTGAAGGAAAAGGCACCCCATCATAACGATGCGATGCCTTTTCATCTTATTGTACTATATGATTCAGTTGTTTTCATTATGTTTCCATCTCAGACTGTGAGGGGAAAGAAAAATGGATAAAACATGATCATCAGTTTATCGAATGTAGTTCATTGGGTCAACGGCATTTGACTTACTAGAATTCCATGAACCTTTGTGAATTTCAAAGTGTAAATGTTGCCCAGTAGAATGTCCGGAGTTACCCATTGTACCTAAATAAGTGCCCTGACTTACTGTTTGACCAGTGGATACTGCGCGATTTTGT from Bacillus sp. Cs-700 encodes the following:
- a CDS encoding acyl-CoA thioesterase; this translates as MNNELENNHMKSTNESRTAKATVVNPTHTNIHGTLFGGQLMAFIDDVALISATRHSRRPCVTASTDSVDFLHPIHQGDIVCLESMVTWTHKTSMEVFVKAIAEKMFTGERHVCATALLTFVALDEEGNPVEVPGVYPETEEEKFLNETAAERKELRRGRKGESRKLAREFGTPKPWDATQFTGV
- a CDS encoding PDZ domain-containing protein: MDTIGLSILKGIISFFLHPLTYITIIGAFLLGRSRVKRDRRDFHTRVHDVLDDVVFAVVPCLIIGAAFFILNLFLGLTVPFSTTIAMSIAALLLLITGQIRFLSPAFVMILPVFAALFYTPRDLGNSTLNRMQEGIGSVSFVALALLVGLLVFIEGYLIATNAGKQTSPRLVESKRGKIVGSHEMQRLWLLPLFLFLPVGNVETLSWWPLLDFGNESYAFLLLPFPIGFRKLIHHALPLPEMKTNGRQVALLGAGTVILGMISYFLDNEWVALAAIGLVMVGRAGILLLHRGKNKPAYFNERNEGLVILGILPGSPADQMSLQVGEVISKVNGLSLGKGVDFYTALQRNAAFCKLEVLDTNGEIRFEQKALYNNTHHELGLLFVKENRFEDQEEAQ
- a CDS encoding S41 family peptidase, with the translated sequence MKIQGKVVALLVLIALVIGSGGTYAAFTLFQDEPEGSAQSLKLGSGNEIESEELTKINKAYELIKDRYVSDIDQKDLLDGAIKGMVDTLEDPYSVYMDPKTAEQFSQSLGSSFEGIGAEVNMTDGRVTIVSPYKDSPAEKAGLRPNDKIMTIDGESTEGLDLYDAVLKIRGEKGTVVTLGVQRPGASEVMTVEVTRDEIPIETVHADTIKENGKTIGVLQVTSFSEDTAKSFSKELEKLEDQGIDGLVLDVRNNPGGLLNVVSDMAEELIPNDKPYVQIEDREGEKQGSVSSLEEKKDYPIVGLIDRGSASAAEILAGALKEAGGYDLVGESSFGKGTVQSTVDLGDGSNIKLTMFKWLTPDGNWIHKEGIEPTVEAKQPDYFYVNPLSSEKTLSFDQNNEQVESAQVMLKGLGFEPGRTDGYFSDKTVTAVKAFQRSNDLNVSGKIDEKTAQKLQENIIDSIRNPDNDVQLETAVELLTK